TTGGACCCTTAATACCGGGAGCCTGGCCTTTACGGTAGCAGCCATAGGAGATTGCATTACCAATCCACTTTCCATTTAAGTAAGGATCAAATTTCCTGATTATAAATGGCTCCTGTCTTTTGGTCGTTAAATCTTTTTCGAGATTTAATTTTATTGTTTCCATTGATTCTATTTTATTTTCAACTCGTTTTTTTTCAACATTCTCTACTTCTTTTGATTGACATCCAAACAAGATCAGAGAAATTATAATTATTTGAAGAATTTTAATGTTCATTTTTTATCAGTTATTGAATTTGTAACTGATTATTATATCACCGAAGTAAACTAACAGATACGTATTCAACTCTTATAAATTGATTATTAATTGAGTCTCTGCCTTCGTTAAGAATATATTCTTTACAGTTACCTAAAGAATTTTCTGTCTCATCAAATTCACTTCCAGCCCATTTACCGCAAAGTGTAATATTGAATATCATCTTTAAATTTTTGAATTCACATTTGTTCATTCCGTTGCAGATTTGGCACTGCCATTCATTATGAATTTCATTTTCACAATCAGTATCGGTTTCTAATAATTGAACATAATTTTTCAGATTAGTTTTATTCCAAATCTCAGGATTGGGTTCGCTGCTTAAAGGTCCGCCTTTTAATCTAACATCATCTTGTGGCGGCCAATAGTAAAAACTAATAGTTCCCTTTTCCCATAAGCAGGCAAAGGTTCCTTCAGGAGAACTGACTTGATATGATTTTCCGCTGCAACCGGAATTTGGATCGGTAACAGTTGCATTTCCACAGTTGATGATAATACCGTCATTATTCCATTCAGATTCACACATTTGCGGACAGGTGTGAATAGTATTATGAATTATGTTATTTCCATTGATAGTTTCAATGATATCTATTTCGCCTGAGGCAGGCCAATCAGTGCAATTAACAGGACTCGGAGTATTATAGAATTGCCCCACACCTGAATATTTGCTAAGACTTTCATCTAATAATGGATTAATATTTTTTTTGTAAAGCCATTCATCCTGTCTGCTTCCATTCAACCACCAGGCAGGCCAAACACCATTCGCAGAAGGAAGCTTGCCTTTGAAAACAAATAAGATTTTCTGAACATCATCGTTAAGATTGAAATATGGTTTTGAGGTGAATCGGAAGGAGTCAAAACCTAAAGAATCATCTCTGCTTTTAATAAAACCATAAAGTCCATCATTTTCTGATAGTTTTATTATATCATCATTAACCCATTTCACCCGGTCATAAACTACATCACCTTGTGTAGGATCATTGTGTGGGAATGTTGTAAAGAAATAATTCTCGACTTCCGTGATACTATAGCTTTGTTTCTCAAAATCTAAAGCGAAAAATTTATTTTCATAATTAACTGAGTTATTACTTTGTGCAACACACACTCCAACGACTAAAGTTTGAGTCGTAAGTAAAACTAAAACTATGTTGTTGTAATTTATCATCATCTAAAAATTCTAATCAAAGTTGAATCTGAATTGTCTGAACTGAATTCGGAACCATTTTAATCTTTGCATATTGATCACCAATCTGAATACTAAACTCCAATGGTTCTTTTGTTGTATTTAATAACTGTACGGTGAGCAAATTAGAATCATTAATAGTTGCACAAGTATGCAATGCATCCTCATCTAATCCATCCAGTATTTTTTCAGTCTGCACGGCTTTGTCTCCAGGCCTGATCGTTCTGCTAAACTGTGCAAGTAAATAGTAGATAGGAGTATAATAAATATGTTTACTTTCTGTATCGATCATTATTGGCGCGCCGCAAAAGTTTCCAACGTGATTTGGTCCGCCTCTTTGATCCAGTACAACATTCCAATCGATCCATCCCTTTAACCAGTGATCGATGCTTACAATTATGTTTCTTGCATATCTATGAACTGGAGTATAAATAGGATGATCTTCAGAGTTAACACCCTGCCACAAAGCTGAGTAACCCCAATCGGTTGCATTTTCATTCCACCAGAATGAATCATTATCAAACCACTGTTTTTCTTTAAATCTTTCAGGATCTGTAATACCATTTGGAGCATCTTTTCCTAAGTCATCTATGCAGCCTTCAGTATGTATAATTGCTTTATCCGGAAATTTTGCATTAACTTTTTCAAAAACATCTTCATAAACTTTTTTAGTGCTTTCATACCAATGCACTGCAGAACCATAAATATATTTTGCAGTTTCTTTATCCCCCAGTATGACGTCAGTCCAATGCTCTAAGCCGTCTCTGTTCTGATCATAGATAAGAAGATTTACATTTTTAAATCCGTTATCAACAAGCTTTGGTCCCAAATAATTTTTAATAAATAAATTTTGAGATTCCGGAGTAAAATGCATGCTCTCCCACTGTCCGTTATTTCCGTGAGGCTCATTAACAGGAGTTATTCCCCAGATATCAACACCTTCTTTTTTATATTCTTTCAAATATCTTATAAGATAATCGGCATAAGTTTTTTCATACTGGGGTTTAAGCTTACCACCTGTACCTTGAAAATTATTCTCAGGCGTTCCTTTAATAAAATAATCTTCAATGTCTTTCATCCAGGGCGGAGCCGTCCATGCAGAAGCAACTATTCTGAGTTCACTATCATCTTGTCTGTTTTTAATTTCAATCGCTTCCTTAATCATTGGTAATAAATCATAAGTTGGGTCTTGTATACCAGGATACTTATCAGGATTAAAACCTTCTTTATCGGGTTCAATATTAAAACTTGTTAATTCAGTATCACCTTTTTTATCCAGGTAAGAATATTTTCCTTCAACACAAAAATCGCAGGAACCGATATGAGTTCTGGTAAGAGAAAAATTTGCACCTGTTTCACCAAAAATTTTCTCCATCACTTCTGCTCTGGTCTTTTTATCCAGATGTGCTAAAACAAAAGCAGATGCTTCAGTAAATGATGATCCAATTCCATCTATTTCTTGCTTAATGATTTCAGGATTAATTTTTATTAAGTTCCCTTTCGGTGCCTGTCCTGTTTTAAAAGTAAAATTTTGCTTTTGAGCAATCTTATCTCCAGCCTCTGAGGTAACATAATTTTCTTTACTTTCCAATACTTTTTTGCTCTGATCACAGGAAACTATGATTGCCGCAGCAATAAGAATAATTGGGAAGAAATGTATTGTTTTTATAAGTAATTGTGTTTCCATACTTGTTCTATTCTTACTGATTACCGAATTTGAGATTACCGTCTTTATCCCACAATCCCCAGTAAGCTCCAACATCGCCTTCTTTTTCTATTTTCCATGTTTCATCAAAACTAGCAAAATAGAATACATCAATGTTATCCTGACTAGCCCAATTAAAAGTGTTGATGAAGTACGTCAATGCATTTTCATATGAAGGTACAGCATTGCGGTCGGGCGAACCTAAATTAGGCCATCCGGTTTCACTTATTATTACTTTTTTACCCTTTGCAGCATTAACTGCTAAGTGATACATATTTTTTAAGTAAGCTAAAGAATGCTCTAATGGGTAACCTTCCCAGAATGGATAACAATTTGCCAGAATAACATCGCATACACTGCAAATGCGGGGATGGTTTACGAACTCATAATATGCATCAACATAACCCACAGGTACGTTAGAGATTTCATGTTTAACATTTTGAATATGCTTTATAATTTCATCCTCAGTTAAATCTCCACGAAGCAATACCTCA
Above is a genomic segment from Ignavibacteriales bacterium containing:
- a CDS encoding glycosyl hydrolase; its protein translation is METQLLIKTIHFFPIILIAAAIIVSCDQSKKVLESKENYVTSEAGDKIAQKQNFTFKTGQAPKGNLIKINPEIIKQEIDGIGSSFTEASAFVLAHLDKKTRAEVMEKIFGETGANFSLTRTHIGSCDFCVEGKYSYLDKKGDTELTSFNIEPDKEGFNPDKYPGIQDPTYDLLPMIKEAIEIKNRQDDSELRIVASAWTAPPWMKDIEDYFIKGTPENNFQGTGGKLKPQYEKTYADYLIRYLKEYKKEGVDIWGITPVNEPHGNNGQWESMHFTPESQNLFIKNYLGPKLVDNGFKNVNLLIYDQNRDGLEHWTDVILGDKETAKYIYGSAVHWYESTKKVYEDVFEKVNAKFPDKAIIHTEGCIDDLGKDAPNGITDPERFKEKQWFDNDSFWWNENATDWGYSALWQGVNSEDHPIYTPVHRYARNIIVSIDHWLKGWIDWNVVLDQRGGPNHVGNFCGAPIMIDTESKHIYYTPIYYLLAQFSRTIRPGDKAVQTEKILDGLDEDALHTCATINDSNLLTVQLLNTTKEPLEFSIQIGDQYAKIKMVPNSVQTIQIQL
- a CDS encoding glycosyl hydrolase, whose protein sequence is MSRSGSQQSILSGIDVINLTKAELESAFLKLLKQGIHGISFSAYLESQSPGSIISEEQIETRMKIIKPYVKWVRSFSCVDGNEHIPKIAHKHGIKTLVGAWLGNDKEKNEKEIESIIKVAKAGYADIVAVGNEVLLRGDLTEDEIIKHIQNVKHEISNVPVGYVDAYYEFVNHPRICSVCDVILANCYPFWEGYPLEHSLAYLKNMYHLAVNAAKGKKVIISETGWPNLGSPDRNAVPSYENALTYFINTFNWASQDNIDVFYFASFDETWKIEKEGDVGAYWGLWDKDGNLKFGNQ